A genomic region of Rhipicephalus sanguineus isolate Rsan-2018 chromosome 3, BIME_Rsan_1.4, whole genome shotgun sequence contains the following coding sequences:
- the LOC119386753 gene encoding uncharacterized protein LOC119386753 isoform X3, translated as MEKANPASQPAHKAGTQYCCVVQCHNSLENTKDRYPPVKFYRFPGKWYEAERRKAWKAAVRRVNPDNTPWEPNQTSRICSDHFVGNCKSDLSLHPSYIPTIFPPVYQNNSANLVTVKGRQKHLVDQQCFGLSESKEAATERTLADSGNEGLEMHQCLDTAHLYTCPPALPEQAGVSIKTEPVDLETSSCTLMQVLGPAAFDVVCHCAASELEACEGLS; from the exons ATGGAAAAAGCGAATCCGGCGAGTCAGCCAGCCCACAAAGCTGGTACGCAGTACTGCTGTGTGGTTCAGTGTCATAACAGTCTCGAAAATACGAAAGACCGGTACCCTCCCGTGAAATTCTACAGATTTCCTGGCAAATGGTACGAAGCTGAAAGGCGGAAAGCGTGGAAAGCGGCCGTCCGTAGAGTCAA CCCTGATAACACACCTTGGGAGCCTAACCAGACTTCGCGCATTTGCAGTGACCATTTTGTCGGCAACTGCAAGAGCGATTTAAGTCTGCATCCGTCGTACATCCCGACCATCTTCCCCCCTGTGTACCAGAACAATTCAGCAAACCTGGTGACTGTGAAAGG gCGACAGAAACATTTGGTAGACCAACAGTGTTTTGGGCTGTCGGAGAGTAAGGAAGCCGCAACAGAGCGCACGCTGGCAGACTCTGGCAACGAAGGTCTTGAAATGCATCAGTGTCTAGACACTGCACACCTCTACACTTGTCCCCCTGCTCTTCCAGAACAGGCAGGGGTTTCCATAAAAACAGAGCCAGTTGACCTGGAGACTTCAAGTTGTACACTGATGCAAGTTCTTGGTCCAGCAGCATTTGATGTT
- the LOC119386753 gene encoding uncharacterized protein LOC119386753 isoform X1 — protein sequence MEKANPASQPAHKAGTQYCCVVQCHNSLENTKDRYPPVKFYRFPGKWYEAERRKAWKAAVRRVNPDNTPWEPNQTSRICSDHFVGNCKSDLSLHPSYIPTIFPPVYQNNSANLVTVKGRQKHLVDQQCFGLSESKEAATERTLADSGNEGLEMHQCLDTAHLYTCPPALPEQAGVSIKTEPVDLETSSCTLMQVLGPAAFDVSCQTECSPVGELSVLLSATDGATASTQVTHAQQLDKVCHCAASELEACEGLS from the exons ATGGAAAAAGCGAATCCGGCGAGTCAGCCAGCCCACAAAGCTGGTACGCAGTACTGCTGTGTGGTTCAGTGTCATAACAGTCTCGAAAATACGAAAGACCGGTACCCTCCCGTGAAATTCTACAGATTTCCTGGCAAATGGTACGAAGCTGAAAGGCGGAAAGCGTGGAAAGCGGCCGTCCGTAGAGTCAA CCCTGATAACACACCTTGGGAGCCTAACCAGACTTCGCGCATTTGCAGTGACCATTTTGTCGGCAACTGCAAGAGCGATTTAAGTCTGCATCCGTCGTACATCCCGACCATCTTCCCCCCTGTGTACCAGAACAATTCAGCAAACCTGGTGACTGTGAAAGG gCGACAGAAACATTTGGTAGACCAACAGTGTTTTGGGCTGTCGGAGAGTAAGGAAGCCGCAACAGAGCGCACGCTGGCAGACTCTGGCAACGAAGGTCTTGAAATGCATCAGTGTCTAGACACTGCACACCTCTACACTTGTCCCCCTGCTCTTCCAGAACAGGCAGGGGTTTCCATAAAAACAGAGCCAGTTGACCTGGAGACTTCAAGTTGTACACTGATGCAAGTTCTTGGTCCAGCAGCATTTGATGTT tcGTGCCAGACGGAATGCTCGCCTGTGGGTGAGCTCTCAGTCCTGCTGTCGGCTACGGACGGGGCCACGGCATCAACTCAAGTTACCCACGCCCAACAACTTGACAAG
- the LOC119386753 gene encoding uncharacterized protein LOC119386753 isoform X2, whose amino-acid sequence MEKANPASQPAHKAGTQYCCVVQCHNSLENTKDRYPPVKFYRFPGKWYEAERRKAWKAAVRRVNPDNTPWEPNQTSRICSDHFVGNCKSDLSLHPSYIPTIFPPVYQNNSANLVTVKGRQKHLVDQQCFGLSESKEAATERTLADSGNEGLEMHQCLDTAHLYTCPPALPEQAGVSIKTEPVDLETSSCTLMQVLGPAAFDVSCQTECSPVGELSVLLSATDGATASTQVTHAQQLDKLPLFAGVPLCSI is encoded by the exons ATGGAAAAAGCGAATCCGGCGAGTCAGCCAGCCCACAAAGCTGGTACGCAGTACTGCTGTGTGGTTCAGTGTCATAACAGTCTCGAAAATACGAAAGACCGGTACCCTCCCGTGAAATTCTACAGATTTCCTGGCAAATGGTACGAAGCTGAAAGGCGGAAAGCGTGGAAAGCGGCCGTCCGTAGAGTCAA CCCTGATAACACACCTTGGGAGCCTAACCAGACTTCGCGCATTTGCAGTGACCATTTTGTCGGCAACTGCAAGAGCGATTTAAGTCTGCATCCGTCGTACATCCCGACCATCTTCCCCCCTGTGTACCAGAACAATTCAGCAAACCTGGTGACTGTGAAAGG gCGACAGAAACATTTGGTAGACCAACAGTGTTTTGGGCTGTCGGAGAGTAAGGAAGCCGCAACAGAGCGCACGCTGGCAGACTCTGGCAACGAAGGTCTTGAAATGCATCAGTGTCTAGACACTGCACACCTCTACACTTGTCCCCCTGCTCTTCCAGAACAGGCAGGGGTTTCCATAAAAACAGAGCCAGTTGACCTGGAGACTTCAAGTTGTACACTGATGCAAGTTCTTGGTCCAGCAGCATTTGATGTT tcGTGCCAGACGGAATGCTCGCCTGTGGGTGAGCTCTCAGTCCTGCTGTCGGCTACGGACGGGGCCACGGCATCAACTCAAGTTACCCACGCCCAACAACTTGACAAG